One Edaphobacter flagellatus genomic region harbors:
- a CDS encoding ArsR/SmtB family transcription factor — MAAKASHFNMELFFQALGDNTRLRLLNLMGDQEICVCYFVEILGQSQPKISRHLAYLRRAGIVEARREGKWMHYRIVMPSNIGAAQVFHQTLAWLKEDKAMQSDRAKLTKACCSPATFVALQGAPLPIPNESLVSLEGK, encoded by the coding sequence ATGGCGGCAAAGGCTTCGCATTTCAACATGGAACTCTTCTTTCAGGCGCTCGGCGACAACACCCGTCTCCGATTGTTGAACCTTATGGGCGACCAGGAGATTTGTGTCTGTTACTTCGTCGAGATTCTGGGGCAGTCACAGCCCAAAATTTCCCGTCATCTGGCCTATCTTCGCCGGGCCGGAATCGTCGAAGCGCGGCGCGAAGGCAAGTGGATGCACTATCGCATCGTGATGCCGTCCAACATCGGTGCTGCCCAGGTCTTTCATCAGACTCTCGCATGGCTCAAGGAAGACAAAGCCATGCAAAGTGACCGCGCCAAGCTCACGAAGGCATGTTGCAGTCCCGCAACGTTCGTAGCCTTGCAAGGTGCCCCTCTCCCCATTCCCAACGAATCGCTTGTCAGTCTGGAAGGCAAATAA
- a CDS encoding efflux RND transporter permease subunit has product MLAKIIESCAQNRFLVFTLVLLLTVAGIWSLQHVPVDALPDISDVQVIVHTNWNGQPPDVIEDQVTYPIVTSLLAAPHVKAVRAQTMLSDSYVYVVFDDSTDLYWARSRVVEYLQQIGGRLPQDVHPVIGPDATGAGWVYEYAIVDKSHRHSLADLRSLQDWHLRYALETVSGVSEVASIGGFVRQYQVQLDPSKLLASGVPLSTVIDRVKASTHETGGRTLEMSGTAYMIRGLGYLRSLDDLANVAVGSKNGTPVLLRDLGTVTFGPDLREGVAEWNGEGETVGGIVVMRQGQNALNVIEGVKQKFKEIAPSLPAGVEILPAYDRSGLIHASIRTLQRDLLEEAVIVSLVIVLFLFHFRSALIAILALPIAILVSFLPMYWLGVTSNIMSLGGLALAIGVLVDASIVMVENGYRHLAERQERDTAPVTNEERKHILIQSAKQVGPALFFSLLIIVVSFLPVFLLEAQEGRMFRPLAWTKTLAVGTSSILAITLVPVLMVILIRGRLRPERANPISRFTQALYLPILRFCLRHRWLTIVVNLIFLAVTVPLGFRMGSQFMPSLFEGSALYMPTALPGISIEQAKILLQEQDRVLRSFPEVQSVFGSVGRSDSATDNAPLDMFDTTLMLKPREQWRAGMTYDRLIQEMDAKLQFPGLSNTWTMPVQNRLDMELTGIKTPLGLKVQGSSVAGIEQIAAQIQAVLAAMPEARSLFAEKVSQGFYVNVEVDRQEAARYGLTIADVQTAVSSGIGGENVAGNIEGRERYPINVRYLRDFRDSPETMRNVLIGTPTGAQIPLGQVAHISFSRGPAMIRDEDGKLTGYVYVDLRNANYGGFVTAANRQLQSRLKLPPGYTYQWAGEYQFEQRAKQRLSLILPLVLFTIFLLLYLVFHSVTEALVLIFPTIYALSGGLLLQWLLHYNFSVAVAVGYIALFGIAVETGVVMVVYLHEALQDREREGRLQSEEDIEAAAIEGAVHRLRPKLMTVAAVLASLIPILWESGVGSDVMKPIAAPIVGGMITSTIHVLILVPVFFVMMKERALKMKNSRTP; this is encoded by the coding sequence ATGCTGGCCAAGATCATCGAATCCTGTGCGCAAAACCGCTTTCTTGTCTTTACTCTCGTCCTGCTGCTGACGGTTGCTGGCATCTGGTCGTTGCAGCATGTTCCCGTGGACGCTCTTCCCGACATCTCCGATGTTCAGGTGATCGTTCATACCAACTGGAATGGTCAACCGCCGGATGTGATCGAAGACCAGGTGACCTATCCCATCGTGACCAGCTTGCTGGCCGCGCCACACGTCAAGGCCGTCCGGGCCCAAACGATGTTGAGCGACTCCTATGTGTACGTCGTTTTTGACGACAGCACCGACCTCTACTGGGCGCGCTCCCGTGTCGTCGAATACCTTCAGCAGATTGGAGGGCGTCTTCCTCAGGATGTGCATCCGGTCATTGGACCGGACGCGACTGGAGCCGGATGGGTCTATGAGTACGCCATCGTGGACAAGAGCCACCGCCATAGCCTTGCGGACCTGCGCAGTTTGCAGGATTGGCATCTGAGGTACGCGCTCGAAACCGTGTCCGGCGTATCCGAGGTGGCCAGCATCGGCGGCTTTGTGCGGCAGTACCAGGTGCAACTTGACCCCAGTAAGCTGCTTGCCTCTGGTGTTCCGCTCTCCACAGTGATCGACCGTGTAAAGGCCAGCACCCATGAGACAGGCGGGCGCACGCTCGAAATGAGTGGCACGGCGTACATGATCCGCGGGCTTGGTTATCTGCGCTCGCTCGATGATCTGGCAAACGTTGCCGTGGGCAGCAAGAACGGAACACCCGTTCTGCTGCGCGATCTTGGCACTGTGACCTTTGGTCCTGATCTTCGCGAAGGTGTCGCCGAGTGGAACGGAGAGGGGGAAACAGTCGGCGGCATTGTCGTCATGCGGCAGGGACAGAACGCTTTGAATGTAATTGAAGGCGTGAAACAGAAGTTCAAGGAGATTGCTCCTTCGCTCCCAGCCGGCGTGGAGATTCTTCCGGCATACGACCGCTCCGGATTGATTCACGCTTCCATTCGGACGCTGCAGCGGGATTTGCTGGAAGAGGCTGTGATCGTAAGCCTCGTGATCGTTTTGTTCCTGTTTCACTTCCGCTCGGCGCTCATCGCCATCCTGGCGTTGCCCATTGCCATCCTTGTCTCATTTCTGCCGATGTATTGGCTTGGGGTGACCTCCAACATCATGTCCCTCGGCGGTCTGGCGTTGGCGATCGGCGTGCTCGTAGACGCTTCGATTGTGATGGTGGAGAATGGGTACCGCCATCTTGCTGAACGGCAGGAGCGGGATACGGCGCCGGTGACGAACGAGGAGCGGAAACACATTCTCATTCAATCCGCGAAACAAGTCGGTCCGGCACTCTTTTTCTCGTTGCTCATCATCGTGGTTTCGTTCCTTCCCGTGTTCCTGCTGGAAGCACAGGAAGGCCGGATGTTTCGTCCGTTGGCATGGACAAAAACGTTAGCCGTCGGCACGTCCTCCATCCTCGCCATCACACTCGTACCGGTTCTGATGGTGATCCTGATCCGGGGGCGGCTGCGCCCGGAGCGCGCGAATCCGATCTCCCGTTTTACGCAGGCACTCTATCTGCCCATCCTTCGCTTTTGCCTGCGTCATCGCTGGCTCACAATTGTCGTCAACCTGATCTTTCTTGCGGTGACGGTACCGCTGGGTTTTCGCATGGGCAGCCAGTTTATGCCTTCGCTGTTTGAAGGTTCTGCGCTCTATATGCCCACGGCTTTACCGGGAATCTCGATTGAACAAGCCAAGATCCTGTTGCAGGAGCAAGACCGCGTTCTTCGTAGCTTCCCAGAGGTTCAGAGTGTTTTCGGCTCAGTGGGGCGCTCCGACAGTGCTACCGATAATGCTCCGCTCGACATGTTCGATACCACTCTCATGCTCAAACCACGAGAGCAGTGGCGTGCTGGAATGACCTATGACCGTCTCATTCAAGAGATGGATGCGAAACTCCAGTTTCCCGGACTTTCCAACACCTGGACGATGCCTGTTCAGAATCGTCTCGATATGGAGCTGACAGGCATCAAGACCCCGCTCGGTCTGAAGGTCCAAGGCTCAAGCGTGGCAGGCATAGAGCAGATCGCCGCTCAAATCCAGGCCGTGTTGGCTGCAATGCCGGAGGCCCGTTCTCTCTTCGCCGAGAAGGTCTCACAGGGTTTCTATGTGAACGTCGAAGTTGATCGTCAAGAGGCAGCGCGGTACGGACTCACCATTGCGGATGTGCAGACGGCCGTCTCTTCCGGGATCGGCGGAGAGAACGTCGCCGGGAACATCGAAGGCCGCGAACGCTATCCCATCAATGTCCGTTATCTACGGGACTTCCGCGACAGCCCAGAGACGATGCGCAATGTGCTGATTGGAACGCCGACGGGAGCACAGATTCCACTGGGTCAGGTCGCCCATATCTCATTCTCACGAGGCCCCGCGATGATCCGCGACGAAGACGGGAAACTTACCGGATACGTCTATGTCGATCTAAGAAATGCGAACTATGGTGGCTTTGTGACAGCGGCTAACCGTCAGTTGCAATCGAGGCTGAAATTACCGCCTGGCTACACCTATCAATGGGCGGGAGAGTATCAGTTCGAGCAGCGCGCGAAACAGCGACTCAGCCTGATTCTCCCTCTTGTCCTCTTCACCATCTTCCTATTGCTGTACCTTGTCTTCCATTCGGTTACGGAAGCGCTGGTGCTCATTTTTCCCACCATCTATGCCTTGAGCGGCGGCCTGCTGCTGCAATGGCTCCTGCACTATAACTTCAGCGTGGCGGTCGCTGTGGGCTACATCGCACTCTTCGGTATCGCCGTGGAGACGGGTGTCGTCATGGTGGTCTATCTGCATGAGGCGTTGCAGGATCGGGAGCGGGAGGGCCGCCTCCAGTCGGAAGAAGATATCGAGGCTGCGGCCATCGAGGGCGCGGTACACCGTCTGCGCCCGAAGCTCATGACCGTCGCTGCCGTGCTCGCCAGCCTGATCCCCATCCTTTGGGAGTCAGGCGTCGGTTCCGACGTGATGAAGCCCATTGCCGCGCCCATCGTCGGCGGCATGATTACCTCAACCATTCATGTTCTGATTCTGGTTCCCGTCTTCTTCGTCATGATGAAGGAAAGAGCTCTCAAGATGAAGAACTCGCGCACTCCCTAG
- a CDS encoding efflux RND transporter periplasmic adaptor subunit, translating to MNKYIVRTSLVWMALLAAVAGVAFYRSRKASSFPRGENPSAVQPVASGPADDTRPATSPTPMADNLAPLVPVQLSPERMQSIGVKIGSVEYKQLTDDIRATGTVAIDERRIAYVQTRFPGYIRQVFANATYQYVRKGQPLFTIYSPELVATQQEYLLAQQNQRALAASTVSGVAAGAATLVDAAEQRLAQWDVPASELSKLKQTGKPITDLAFNAPASGYITEFNALPNLYVEPSTRLYTLADLAEVWVVAQVFQDDVGRVRPGQSAQVTVDAYPGRNFSGRVEQVLPQVDLATRTVHVRLAISNPAIQLKPGMFVNVALKTNLGRQLAIPASAVMRSGTRTLVFLYSGNGRIEPKEIALGAPSGDSFVVTKGLDAGQKIVTSANFLIDSESQLQAAAGSFTPPPPGASGKETLTASQGKIEFTTSPDPPARGANTFRVRLADASGAPVTGADVTVTFYMAAMPAMGMAAMNTASKLSEKSAGFYEGSGALGSGGTWQVTVTARKDGRTIATKQMSLNATGGM from the coding sequence ATGAACAAATACATCGTTCGTACTTCTTTGGTCTGGATGGCGTTGCTTGCAGCCGTTGCTGGCGTGGCCTTCTATCGCTCGCGGAAGGCAAGTTCTTTTCCCCGCGGTGAGAATCCAAGTGCCGTCCAGCCGGTCGCATCCGGCCCTGCCGACGATACCCGACCGGCAACCTCTCCGACACCGATGGCGGACAATCTGGCACCTCTTGTCCCCGTTCAACTCTCGCCGGAACGCATGCAGAGTATCGGTGTGAAGATCGGCTCCGTCGAGTACAAGCAACTGACCGATGACATCCGTGCTACTGGAACGGTCGCGATCGATGAGCGGCGAATCGCCTACGTGCAGACCCGGTTTCCGGGGTACATCCGGCAGGTCTTCGCCAATGCCACCTATCAGTATGTCCGCAAAGGGCAACCGCTCTTCACCATCTATAGTCCGGAACTGGTTGCAACCCAGCAGGAGTATCTGCTGGCGCAACAGAATCAGAGAGCCTTAGCAGCAAGCACCGTAAGTGGTGTCGCTGCGGGAGCTGCCACCCTCGTCGATGCGGCAGAACAGAGGCTCGCCCAATGGGACGTCCCCGCAAGCGAATTGTCGAAACTGAAACAGACTGGTAAGCCAATCACCGACCTCGCCTTTAATGCCCCAGCGTCCGGATACATCACGGAATTCAACGCTTTGCCGAATCTCTATGTTGAGCCGTCAACGCGGCTCTACACCCTTGCCGATCTTGCGGAGGTTTGGGTAGTAGCGCAGGTGTTTCAGGACGACGTGGGACGAGTCCGTCCAGGACAGTCGGCACAGGTCACGGTCGATGCGTATCCAGGCCGGAATTTCAGCGGTCGCGTCGAACAGGTCCTGCCTCAGGTCGATTTGGCGACGCGCACCGTGCATGTTCGGCTCGCAATCAGCAACCCGGCCATCCAACTTAAGCCAGGCATGTTTGTAAACGTCGCGCTCAAAACGAATCTTGGGAGACAGCTTGCCATTCCTGCTTCGGCAGTCATGCGTTCGGGAACACGCACGCTTGTCTTTCTTTACAGCGGGAACGGAAGAATTGAGCCCAAAGAAATCGCGCTGGGCGCACCATCCGGCGACAGCTTCGTCGTGACGAAGGGGCTGGACGCAGGGCAGAAGATCGTGACCTCCGCTAATTTCCTCATCGACTCCGAGAGTCAGTTGCAGGCCGCCGCAGGCTCCTTCACGCCACCGCCCCCAGGTGCGTCGGGCAAAGAGACTCTGACCGCATCGCAAGGAAAGATCGAATTCACCACCAGTCCCGATCCTCCGGCGCGAGGAGCAAACACCTTCCGTGTGCGTCTCGCCGACGCGAGCGGAGCGCCCGTGACCGGAGCCGACGTAACCGTGACCTTCTACATGGCCGCCATGCCGGCGATGGGAATGGCCGCGATGAACACCGCTTCCAAACTCTCCGAAAAAAGCGCCGGTTTCTATGAAGGGTCCGGAGCCCTCGGTTCCGGGGGGACATGGCAGGTGACCGTTACGGCCAGGAAAGACGGCCGGACGATCGCGACCAAACAAATGAGTCTCAATGCGACGGGAGGCATGTAG
- a CDS encoding TolC family protein — translation MQVSAWRIAMFALAVATSAAAQQATPLATLVDEAKTQNSSIAAADHAARAARLVAPQKSALPDPTFTLQQFSVGSPRPFAGYSNSDFAYIGLGVSQELPYPGKLRLRAEIADREADTKVVETLALGSDIAGAVKADYLQLAYLQQTLAILVQSRDLLDQILADATERYKVGQGMQQDILQAQVERTGLTRELTMHHQEVSAIQAHLKGLLHREQSSPDIIPVDLAETPLQRTGVELLAMIEKQNPQVQIDASQVRKQDAQLASAKRESKPDFALGYQYENTDRKYRDYYMLTLSLRLPRKKRVDAEIGEAVEMLAQSKATLDAHLQQQLAEAQQAYVKVTGDAELLKEYREGLVPQSEAVQRAMLSAYGSNKEQFTRVLQSFASVLQLKLSYAQTLQDHEAALVRLETLTGATLR, via the coding sequence ATGCAGGTATCTGCTTGGCGTATCGCCATGTTTGCCCTCGCTGTCGCGACATCCGCCGCGGCGCAGCAAGCTACGCCTCTTGCCACACTCGTGGACGAGGCTAAAACTCAGAACAGTAGTATCGCCGCCGCCGATCATGCGGCCCGCGCTGCCCGGCTGGTAGCGCCGCAAAAAAGCGCACTGCCTGATCCCACCTTTACACTGCAGCAGTTCAGCGTCGGAAGTCCTCGCCCGTTCGCGGGTTACTCCAACAGCGATTTCGCTTACATCGGTCTAGGCGTATCTCAAGAGCTGCCGTACCCAGGAAAATTGAGACTACGTGCCGAGATCGCTGACCGGGAAGCTGACACCAAGGTCGTGGAGACTCTTGCTCTGGGCTCTGACATTGCAGGAGCGGTAAAAGCGGATTATCTACAACTCGCCTATCTGCAACAGACACTCGCGATCTTGGTGCAGAGCCGCGACCTTCTGGATCAGATACTCGCGGATGCGACCGAACGCTACAAGGTCGGTCAGGGGATGCAACAGGACATCCTGCAGGCTCAGGTCGAACGCACCGGATTGACACGCGAACTCACGATGCACCATCAGGAGGTGAGCGCGATCCAAGCTCATCTCAAGGGTTTGCTCCACCGGGAGCAAAGTTCGCCCGATATCATCCCAGTCGATCTCGCGGAAACTCCTCTGCAGAGAACCGGCGTGGAATTGCTGGCCATGATCGAGAAGCAGAATCCACAAGTGCAGATTGATGCGAGCCAGGTACGCAAGCAGGATGCTCAACTGGCATCAGCGAAACGGGAAAGCAAACCGGACTTCGCGCTCGGATATCAGTACGAAAACACGGATCGTAAATACCGCGATTACTACATGCTGACGCTCAGCCTCCGTCTGCCCAGAAAGAAGCGCGTGGACGCGGAGATTGGCGAGGCAGTGGAGATGCTGGCGCAATCCAAGGCCACCCTTGATGCTCACCTGCAACAGCAGCTTGCGGAAGCCCAGCAAGCCTACGTGAAAGTCACCGGCGACGCCGAACTGCTCAAGGAATATCGCGAAGGCCTCGTGCCGCAGTCCGAGGCAGTCCAACGGGCCATGCTGAGCGCCTATGGATCGAACAAGGAACAATTCACGCGCGTGCTGCAATCCTTTGCGAGTGTCCTACAGCTCAAGCTCAGCTACGCACAGACGCTGCAAGACCACGAAGCGGCCCTCGTCCGCCTCGAAACGCTGACGGGAGCGACACTTCGATGA
- a CDS encoding FAD-dependent oxidoreductase produces the protein MRLLVIGGSDAGISAALRAHELEPEVAIDLVLADAFPNYSICGLPFFLSGETPDWHMLAHRTTFDGITIHPEHRAERIDLAKRKVYVTHSAGAREFSYDRLLLGTGARPRQLSIPGEELPGVFLLHTMKDSFRVNDFLEEAKPKRAVIVGAGYIGLEMADALTHRGIEVTVISRPATTLPTVDAPLGEKVATELRKHGVDVLASTEVREITQAGDHLRVLTSVGYRDCEMVLVAAGVIPNTILGEQAGFPTGEGGALRVDRQMRTGVPDVFVAGDCGETWHRLLERNIYLPLGTTAHKQGRVAGENMLGGSREFAGSLGTQVVKIFDLVIARTGLREHEARAAGRAPYTTDIVVNDHKAYYPGATPIQIRVTADRESGKLLGAQMIGAYKAEVAKRIDIFATALFHRMTVDQVSDLDLSYTPPLSSPWDPVQMACQAWSNTHKPISGGVHV, from the coding sequence GTGCGACTGCTAGTGATTGGTGGAAGTGATGCGGGAATCAGCGCCGCTCTTCGGGCGCATGAACTTGAACCGGAGGTCGCGATTGACCTCGTGTTGGCGGATGCGTTTCCGAATTACAGTATCTGTGGCCTGCCCTTCTTTCTCAGTGGCGAGACGCCGGACTGGCACATGCTGGCTCACCGCACGACCTTCGACGGCATCACGATACATCCCGAACACCGCGCCGAAAGGATTGACTTAGCCAAACGCAAAGTGTACGTCACCCATTCCGCTGGAGCGCGGGAGTTCTCTTACGACAGGTTGCTGCTGGGCACAGGCGCTCGTCCAAGACAATTAAGCATTCCGGGTGAAGAACTGCCTGGAGTCTTTCTGCTGCACACCATGAAGGACAGCTTCCGCGTTAACGACTTTCTGGAGGAGGCCAAACCAAAGCGGGCTGTGATTGTCGGAGCAGGTTACATCGGACTGGAGATGGCGGATGCACTGACCCACCGCGGAATCGAAGTCACTGTCATAAGCCGTCCAGCAACCACCCTCCCCACGGTCGATGCGCCATTGGGAGAGAAGGTCGCCACTGAGCTGCGAAAGCATGGTGTGGATGTCCTCGCCAGCACAGAGGTGCGTGAGATTACACAGGCAGGCGACCATCTTCGCGTGCTTACCTCTGTGGGGTACCGGGACTGCGAGATGGTACTGGTCGCAGCGGGCGTCATCCCCAACACCATTCTTGGCGAACAAGCGGGTTTCCCGACTGGCGAAGGCGGAGCGTTGCGGGTAGATCGGCAGATGCGGACAGGCGTCCCGGATGTCTTTGTCGCGGGCGATTGCGGGGAGACGTGGCACCGCCTCTTAGAGCGCAACATCTATCTTCCGCTTGGCACCACAGCTCATAAACAGGGGCGGGTCGCCGGAGAAAACATGCTTGGCGGAAGCCGTGAGTTCGCTGGCTCATTGGGAACACAGGTCGTCAAGATATTCGACCTGGTGATTGCGCGAACCGGGCTGCGTGAGCACGAGGCACGAGCTGCGGGTCGTGCGCCATACACGACCGACATCGTTGTGAATGACCACAAAGCCTACTATCCCGGCGCGACGCCCATTCAGATTCGAGTCACTGCGGATCGCGAGAGCGGAAAGCTGCTGGGCGCGCAAATGATCGGAGCTTACAAAGCGGAGGTCGCCAAGCGCATCGACATCTTCGCCACAGCACTTTTTCACAGAATGACGGTCGATCAGGTTTCGGACCTCGACCTCAGCTATACTCCACCGCTGAGCAGTCCATGGGACCCCGTCCAAATGGCATGTCAGGCATGGTCCAACACTCACAAACCCATCTCTGGAGGAGTTCATGTTTAA
- a CDS encoding arsenate reductase ArsC gives MNWRGRPNFTAYSAGSHPSGIVRPEALKQIAEAGLPTENLRSKSWDEFAQPDSPHLDFVFTVCDNAANEVCPVWPGQPLTAHWGIPDPVALPEGTAESVHAYSQAFRTLERRISLFLCLPLASLDSMAIQKKIREIGKE, from the coding sequence ATGAACTGGCGAGGCAGACCGAACTTCACCGCGTACAGTGCCGGAAGTCATCCCTCCGGCATCGTGCGTCCTGAAGCGCTGAAACAGATCGCAGAGGCAGGGCTGCCGACAGAAAATCTCCGCAGCAAGTCCTGGGATGAGTTTGCCCAGCCGGACTCGCCTCATCTCGATTTCGTCTTCACAGTTTGCGATAACGCTGCGAATGAGGTCTGCCCGGTGTGGCCGGGCCAGCCGCTCACGGCGCATTGGGGCATCCCTGATCCTGTCGCATTGCCGGAAGGCACTGCGGAATCTGTCCATGCTTACTCGCAGGCGTTCCGCACCCTCGAACGGCGCATTTCCTTGTTTCTCTGCCTTCCGCTGGCAAGCCTGGATTCGATGGCCATTCAAAAGAAGATCCGTGAGATCGGGAAAGAGTAG
- a CDS encoding arsenate reductase/protein-tyrosine-phosphatase family protein, with amino-acid sequence MAAAFFNHLADPHRARAISAGTEPGERVHPEVQAVMQEIGIDLSGAKPQKLTEELAREAQLLITMGCGDKCPYVPGLRRDDWPLRDPKGLPSEEVRGIRDEVRERVRALISTERL; translated from the coding sequence ATGGCCGCTGCATTCTTCAACCATCTGGCAGACCCGCACAGGGCAAGGGCCATATCGGCCGGAACGGAACCCGGCGAGCGCGTCCACCCCGAAGTACAGGCGGTGATGCAGGAAATTGGGATCGACCTTAGCGGCGCGAAACCTCAGAAGTTAACGGAGGAACTGGCGAGGGAGGCCCAACTGCTCATCACGATGGGATGCGGGGACAAGTGCCCTTATGTCCCAGGACTGCGCCGCGACGATTGGCCACTCCGTGACCCCAAGGGGTTACCGAGTGAAGAAGTGCGAGGCATTCGTGACGAAGTGCGAGAGCGAGTACGGGCGTTGATCTCTACCGAGAGGCTATAG
- the arsM gene encoding arsenite methyltransferase codes for MANEVLESVKSKYGAVAESTLSTNDEGVRAVAEAFGYSAEELTSIPAEANMGLSCGNPTATANIRPGEVVVDLGSGGGLDVFLAARMVGPTGRAIGIDMTPSMIERARENAAKGGYTNVEFCQSTIDRIPLPDDSVDCVISNCVINLAPDKQAVFQEIARVLKPGGRVAISDIALKEELPEAVAKSMAAYVGCIAGAVLMEDYRNGLAKAGLEHIQIIDSGADLNAYAKVENQSGCCSPAMDGDNATSCCALTAASFHEELTEVLSTYDVNQGAASVKIYALKPSGQACCGPNCCS; via the coding sequence ATGGCCAACGAAGTCTTGGAATCGGTGAAGTCGAAGTATGGTGCGGTCGCAGAGAGCACCCTGTCGACGAATGACGAGGGTGTCCGCGCGGTGGCGGAGGCATTTGGATACAGCGCCGAAGAGTTGACCTCGATTCCTGCCGAGGCCAACATGGGTCTCTCTTGTGGCAATCCCACGGCGACGGCAAACATCCGTCCGGGCGAAGTAGTCGTAGACCTCGGCTCTGGCGGTGGCCTCGATGTCTTCCTGGCTGCCCGCATGGTCGGTCCAACCGGACGCGCCATCGGCATCGACATGACGCCCTCGATGATCGAGCGTGCGCGTGAGAACGCAGCGAAGGGTGGCTATACGAACGTTGAGTTCTGCCAATCGACGATTGACCGCATTCCGTTGCCGGATGATTCGGTCGATTGCGTCATCAGCAACTGCGTCATCAATCTCGCTCCCGACAAGCAGGCTGTCTTTCAGGAAATCGCCCGTGTTCTCAAGCCGGGCGGGAGGGTTGCCATCAGCGACATCGCGCTGAAAGAAGAACTACCGGAGGCAGTGGCAAAGAGCATGGCTGCGTATGTGGGCTGCATTGCAGGCGCAGTGCTCATGGAGGACTATCGCAACGGTCTAGCGAAGGCCGGCCTCGAACACATCCAGATTATCGACAGCGGCGCCGACCTGAACGCCTACGCGAAGGTGGAGAACCAGTCGGGCTGCTGCTCCCCGGCGATGGACGGCGACAACGCCACAAGCTGCTGCGCACTTACGGCCGCCAGCTTCCACGAAGAGCTTACCGAGGTGTTGTCCACCTATGACGTGAATCAGGGAGCGGCCAGCGTAAAGATTTATGCGCTCAAGCCATCTGGTCAAGCATGCTGCGGGCCGAACTGCTGTTCCTGA